AGCGAATAATAGAGGCGTTATTTTTACAACTGCCCATTTTGGCAATTTTGAGATGCTTGTGTGTGGTTTTGCTGTATTAAAGCAACCAATTAATGTAATGGTAAGACCACTTGATAATATGGCTCTTGACAGGCTTGTTTTAAATTTAAGACAGTCTTGTGGTAATAATATTGTATCATCCAGGCTTTCAACTTTTGAATTTTTAAATATGCTTAAAAAAAATCAGATACTTGGAATACTTGCAGATCAGTATGGAGGCTCAAAAGGTTTGGAAGTGGATTTTTTTGGAAAAAAGGCAAAATCATCAGAAGGCATAGCTGTGCTTTCATACAAAAATAAAACGCCAATCTTGCCAGCATATTTAAAAGAAGAAGGCAAAACATACAAGATAGTTATAAAAAAACCTATATATCCAAAAGATGAGCCATTTAGGCAAGCCGTATATACAATAATGCGTAGCATTTACGCAGAATTTGAAGATTGGATAAAAAAAGAGCCAACAAAATACTTATGGATGCACAATAGATGGAAAACCTAGCAGTTTTTCTGGATAGAGACGGTACAATTATTAAAGACGCAGGGTATTTGAAGCGCTTTAGTGATATTAGACTTTTGCCTTACACAAAAAAAGCTCTTGAGTTATTTGCCAGAATGCACTATAAAATTATAATAATTACAAATCAATCAGGTATTGCGCGCGGATACTTTAGCGAAGAATTTGTAAGAAAGACGCACGAGATAATAAACAAACGTTGTTCGAATTTGATAGATGCTTTTTACTATTGCCCGCATTTGCCTGAAGATAATTGTGCTTGCAGAAAACCAAAAACAGCTTTAATCGATCAAGCAATTGCTGATTTTAATATAAAAAAAGAAGGCTCATATGTTATAGGTGATAAAGAAACGGATATTGAGCTAGGCTTA
The Desulfurella sp. DNA segment above includes these coding regions:
- a CDS encoding lysophospholipid acyltransferase family protein is translated as MKFIFRLFRALPYHVLVCFFSIISILLYFILTSRKKIGLKNIELALGVDRVKAKNILFKTYLYFAKMVAVNIKYLGNKKFIEKHFKIEGLENFEEALANNRGVIFTTAHFGNFEMLVCGFAVLKQPINVMVRPLDNMALDRLVLNLRQSCGNNIVSSRLSTFEFLNMLKKNQILGILADQYGGSKGLEVDFFGKKAKSSEGIAVLSYKNKTPILPAYLKEEGKTYKIVIKKPIYPKDEPFRQAVYTIMRSIYAEFEDWIKKEPTKYLWMHNRWKT
- a CDS encoding HAD family hydrolase yields the protein MENLAVFLDRDGTIIKDAGYLKRFSDIRLLPYTKKALELFARMHYKIIIITNQSGIARGYFSEEFVRKTHEIINKRCSNLIDAFYYCPHLPEDNCACRKPKTALIDQAIADFNIKKEGSYVIGDKETDIELGLNADIEPILVLTGEGKKYKSTTKASYIFKNLYEVALWIYQKVSME